The window TTCGCCAGACAGGAGCTGATGGATAAGAAAATCACCAAAGCTATGTTTATTGGAAAGGGAAGCCTGTTCCTTGGAAGGATGACCAATCTCTTTGACGGAGTGTCCTTTATCCTGCAGCAGAACAGCGGTGCAGGCCAGGAGGAAACCGTGTCAGAGGAAAGGATCAAAAAGCTGATCGCAGCCGCCTTAAAGGATTTTGCAGAGCATCTTCAGGAAGACGAGGGGTGAGTGTATGTCAGAGGGTAAGATGAAACGTATAATCGCAGAGACCTTTTTGGATATGGCTCACATGCTTGAGACAGGCCAGGCCGGCAAAAAGATGCCTATTGCAGTTACCGCCATGGGCAGTGAGCACGGGGAAGAGGCCATTTATCAGGCAGCCCGTGCAGCGGCTAAAAAAGGGATATCTGTGAAAGTAATCGGAACCAAACCAATGGAAGCGGAAAACCTGGAGGTCATACCGGTTGCCTCGGAAGAAGAGGCCCATAAAAAAATGGATGACATGCTTAAGAACCAGGAAGCTTACGGGGCAGTAACCATGCACTATCCTTTCCCGATCGGAGTCTCTACGGTTGGCCGGGTGATCACGCCAGCGGCCGGCAAACAGATGTATATTGCATCCACAACTGGAACGTCATCCGTGAACCGGGTGGAGAGCATGGTAAAGAATGCCGTATACGGGATCATAGCCGCAAAGGCAAGCGGGGTGGAAAACCCCACTGTAGGTATTTTAAATGTGGATGGAGCCCGTCAGGCAGAGATTGCACTGCAAAAGCTTAAGAAAAATGGATATGATATCCGGTTTGCTCTTTCCCAGAGAGCTGATGGAGGCATTGTCATGAGAGGCAATGACTTACTGACAGGCTCAGCTGATGTAATGGTCATGGATTCTCTCACCGGAAATGTCCTTACAAAGGTGTTTTCCGCCTATACCACAGGAGGCAGCTATGAGTCGGTTGGTTTTGGATACGGTCCGGGAA of the Lacrimispora indolis DSM 755 genome contains:
- the grdD gene encoding glycine/sarcosine/betaine reductase complex component C subunit alpha, with translation MSEGKMKRIIAETFLDMAHMLETGQAGKKMPIAVTAMGSEHGEEAIYQAARAAAKKGISVKVIGTKPMEAENLEVIPVASEEEAHKKMDDMLKNQEAYGAVTMHYPFPIGVSTVGRVITPAAGKQMYIASTTGTSSVNRVESMVKNAVYGIIAAKASGVENPTVGILNVDGARQAEIALQKLKKNGYDIRFALSQRADGGIVMRGNDLLTGSADVMVMDSLTGNVLTKVFSAYTTGGSYESVGFGYGPGIGEGFDKLILIVSRASGTPLVTGAIEFAKELLDGNYQKVMAEEFAKAKKAGLAEILEEIKPGKDSGPAEEIKAPPKEVVTEEILGIEIMDLEAAVSCLWAAGIYAESGMGCTGPVVLIAEHNLKKAREILSGNQFIG